The DNA window ACCTATGGATCCGCGCCTGCGCGCGGATCTGGAAACAGCGCGAGATCGGCGCATGAGCGCGAATCCGGAAGGACGGCAATGCGTGGTGATCGACCAGTCTGCACCTGTGGATCCGCGCCTGCGCGCGGATCTGGAGCGGGACATCGGGAATCTGCCCGACCCGCGCACCGCTGCGGCAACCGGCACGGCCGGCGCCTCGGCGTAGCTCAACACCCGCAAGGGAGAAGGAAGGAACGATGAAGACGAAGCTCATCACGACAGTGGTCCTGGCAGCAACTCTCGGTCTGGGCGGCGCGGCCCGGGCGGCGACCGACTGCGGCTCCTGCGAGCACGAGAAGGCCGCTGTCCAGGTGGCCCAGTCGGGACACGAGTCCATGGCCGGGCACGACATGAAGAAGATGGAAGGGAACCGCCACGGCACCAGGATCCGGGAGGCGAAGGTCGAGGGCTTCACGATCGAGTACTACCTGATCGACATGAGGGAGATGGCGAAGAGCCAGGAGCACATGGGCCACGAGACGGGCATGGCGAAGATGAAGTCGCATCACCTCATGACCTACGTCACCGGCGCCGACGCGAAGCCCGTGACCGACGCGAAGGTCGGCTATCTGATCGTCGGCGCCGGCGGGGCGGAGCAGAAGGCGATGGCCATGGCCATGGACGGCGGCTACGGGGCGGACGTTGACCTGACGGCAGCCGGGCCGGACAAGGTCACGGTGAAGATCGTCGCGGGGGCCAAGACGCTGCTGGACGAGTTCACCTACCCGGTGCCGAAGCAGAAGTAGCGCGGTACCCGCCGGCGCCGGTCCCCGCGGCCGGCGCCGGCGCTCGCTCCCAAGGCGCCGGGGGCGCATTGACGCGGGAAACGCGACGGCCTACCCTCAAAGTCGCTCGGCGGGCGAGAGTTGGGGGGGCGCTTCAGGATGAGATCGCCACTGAGATTCGCGCTGGGCGTCGTCGTTGCTGGCGCCCTCGCCACCGCGGTCTGGTTCGCGGGGGCCCGCCACCTGCTGGTGGATTCCTTCGAGGGGAAGTTCGCCGCCGACGTCTCGACGCGGGCCAGGATCATCGAGGAGAAGCTCGACAAGGCACTCGTCATCTCCCGGGCCGTTGCGGGTTTCATCGAGACGGTCGGCGAGGTCGATCGCGGCGCCTTCCTCTCCTTCGCCGACCAGTTCCCCGGGGAGGACGCGGGACTCATCGCACTGGCTTTCGTGCCCCGGGTGCGCGCCGGCGAGCGCGCGACGTTCGAGGCGAAGGCGCGCCGCCTCCTGGGCCGGGACGACTACGAGCTCTACGAGGGGGCGCCCGGCAAGGGCCGCCAGCGGCTCGGCGAGCGCCCGGAGTACTACCCGGTCCTCTTCACGAACACGCGCGATCCCGGGGCGCTCGTGGTCCTCGGCTACGACATCGGCTCCTCGCCGGTCCGCCGCGCCGTGCTGGAGGAGGCCGGGGACACCGGGTCGCCGGTCGTCTCCGAGCGGGTGGTTCTCGCCGGGAAGCCGGGCGTCTTCGGCTTCGTGGTCTTCGCGCCCGTCTACGAAAGGGAGGCGCCGAGGTCGACGCCGGCGCAGCGCCAGGCCGCCCTGCGGGGGTTCGTGCAGGCGATCTTCAACCCGGACGAGCTGATCGGCGCCGCGCTCCGGACGACAACGCCGGTGGGACTGCCGTTCGGCCTCCTGGACCTCTCGGCGTCGCCGGACGGGCAGGTCATCGCCTCTTGGACCGCGCGCCTCCCGTCTGCCGGGACCTGGCGGTCGCTGCTCATCCCGGCCACGGTCCGCGGCCGCGCCGAGTTCCCGTTCGCCGGGAGGCGGTGGGGGATCGAGGTCCGCCCGAATGCGGCGTACCTCGGGAACACCTACCCGGTCGCCCAGTGGTTCGTCCTGCCGATCGGCACGGTGCTGACGCTCGTGCTCGCCGCGTACGTTCACACGGTGCTCTCGCGGCGGGAAGCGCTGGTCGCCCTCAACGAGGCCCTCGGGTCGGAGATCACCAAGCGCGGGCGCGTCGAGGAGGAGCTGCGGGCGTCCGAGGAGAAGTACCGCGTCGTCGCCGACAACACCTACGACTGGGAGTTCTGGCTCGACCCGCAGGGCGCCTTCCTCTACTCCTCGCCCTCGTCCGCGCGGATCACCGGCTACGGCACGGAGGAGTTCATGGCGGACCCCGGACTGCTGGAGCGGATCATCGTCCTCGAGGACGGCGAGCTCTTCGCCCGCCACCGCCGCGAGGTGACGGTCGCGCCGGCGCATGCCGAGATCTCGTTCCGGATCCGGCGCCGCGACGGGGCGGTCCGCTGGATCGACCACGTCTGCCAGCCCATCCACGACGGCGCGGGGCGCTTCATCGGCACGCGCGGCAGCAACCGGGACGTCACGGAGAAGAAGCGCGCCGAGGAGGAGCGCGAGCGGCTGATCGCGGAGCTGCGGCAGGCGCAGCGCAGCATCCGCACGCTCGAGGGCATCCTGCCCATCTGCTCCTCGTGCAAGAAGATCAGGGACGAGCAGGACCGCTGGGTCCAGGTCGAGTCCTACGTCACGCGGCACTCGACCGCGGAGTTCTCCCACAGCATCTGCCCGGAGTGCCTGAGGAAGCTCTATCCCGAGTACGCGCAGCGCCTGGAGCGGCGCCCGCCGGAGGACTGAGCGGGGCCGCAGGAGGCGCCATAACAGACACGGCGGCGCACGCAGCGCTCGACGTTCTTCTGCACGACGTGCAAAGGGAGGCTCCATGGACAGAACAGCGCGCGGATTTCGCCCGGTTCTCCTGCTGTCGTTGTCGGCTGGCCTGATCGTGATCGCCGCCGCCCGTCCCGCCGGGGCGGTTCCGATCTTCGCCCGGAAGTACCAGACCTCCTGCCAGACGTGCCACGTGATCTTCCCGAAGCTCAACGCTCACGGCGAGGCGTTCCGGCTGAACGGCTACCGCATGCCCGCCGGGCACGAAAAGGAGGAGCCCGTCAAGGAGAAGCCCGTCGCCCTGGGCGCCGAGGCCGACAAGCGCCTCTGGCCGGCGGCGGTGTACCCGACCGACATCCCCGGCACCGTTCCGCTCGCCGTGAACGTGAAGCTGGCGACGGTCCTGACCTCGGGCCCGGGCGGCAGGCGCACCTCGTTCGAGTTTCCCCAGGAGGTCAATCTCTTCACCGCCGGAACGCTCGGAGATGCCTTCAGCTTCTTCGGCGAGGTGACCTACGCGGAGCGCCCCGACAGCGGCAGCGACGTCGAGATCGAGCACGCGCAGCTGCAGGTCAACTCCCCCTTCGGCCCCGAGCACCTCGTCAATTTCAAGATCGGGAAGTTCGCGCCCGACCTGGACGCCGGCGTCCAGGAG is part of the bacterium genome and encodes:
- a CDS encoding CHASE domain-containing protein: MRSPLRFALGVVVAGALATAVWFAGARHLLVDSFEGKFAADVSTRARIIEEKLDKALVISRAVAGFIETVGEVDRGAFLSFADQFPGEDAGLIALAFVPRVRAGERATFEAKARRLLGRDDYELYEGAPGKGRQRLGERPEYYPVLFTNTRDPGALVVLGYDIGSSPVRRAVLEEAGDTGSPVVSERVVLAGKPGVFGFVVFAPVYEREAPRSTPAQRQAALRGFVQAIFNPDELIGAALRTTTPVGLPFGLLDLSASPDGQVIASWTARLPSAGTWRSLLIPATVRGRAEFPFAGRRWGIEVRPNAAYLGNTYPVAQWFVLPIGTVLTLVLAAYVHTVLSRREALVALNEALGSEITKRGRVEEELRASEEKYRVVADNTYDWEFWLDPQGAFLYSSPSSARITGYGTEEFMADPGLLERIIVLEDGELFARHRREVTVAPAHAEISFRIRRRDGAVRWIDHVCQPIHDGAGRFIGTRGSNRDVTEKKRAEEERERLIAELRQAQRSIRTLEGILPICSSCKKIRDEQDRWVQVESYVTRHSTAEFSHSICPECLRKLYPEYAQRLERRPPED